The following are encoded in a window of Rosa chinensis cultivar Old Blush chromosome 4, RchiOBHm-V2, whole genome shotgun sequence genomic DNA:
- the LOC112196758 gene encoding squamosa promoter-binding-like protein 2 — MNSLLMMEWNEKHPSLWDWENVFMFGAKVTENPKKLQPTDWSVEGERGMNSESFCSPGGDGGSAVSGSDLGDGTSKSSKSGSVNSSVGESKKSNFSLEAFEGFPKDFVDKKQSAREAEALGSSPTHEISAGSGEPLLSLKLGKRMYFEDVCAGNNAKTSAVSVISTPMGTKAKRFKSIGQSTAATRCQVEGCNIDLSSAKDYHRKHRICANHSKSPKVVVNGVERRFCQQCSRFHGLSEFDEKKRSCRRRLSDHNARRRKPLPGALQDRARLSSSLYSTDGRQDMSLVLDQAPCVYSRNATNLSWDGACSFRLTPTKDYFPNPAKGGGTSRQLNLAENRTSSSLTMLYQDSSRLPPSKGTASQVLNRGAEESMISFNLDAPQNLNRALSLLSTSSWASCEAKPVSLDNTNHSYHTKMPRPVMQAMNQGLPLSSEYWQNEQPSLNTTQVNVSHSQSNGSNQYQDLHLFKGPYEFGYNTNHFN; from the exons ATGAATTCCCTGTTGATGATGGAGTGGAATGAGAAGCATCCTTCACTATGGGACTGGGAGAATGTTTTCATGTTTGGAGCAAAAGTAACTGAAAATCCGAAGAAGCTTCAACCAACAGACTGGAGTGTTGAAGGAGAACGAGGAATGAACTCTGAATCTTTCTGTTCACCTGGGGGTGATGGGGGAAGTGCTGTTTCTGGCTCTGACTTAGGAGACGGTACATCAAAGAGTTCAAAATCAGGTTCTGTGAATTCTTCAGTTGGGGAAAGTAAGAAATCCAACTTCAGCCTTGAGGCTTTTGAAGGTTTCCCAAAGGATTTTGTTGATAAAAAACAATCAGCTAGAGAAGCTGAAGCCCTTGGATCTTCGCCAACTCATGAGATTTCAGCTGGCTCTggtgagccattgcttagcctAAAGCTTGGTAAGCGGATGTACTTTGAAGATGTTTGTGCAGGAAATAATGCTAAGACCTCTGCTGTGTCTGTTATATCCACACCAATGGGAACAAAAGCAAAGAGATTTAAGTCCATTGGTCAAAGTACAGCTGCTACTCGCTGCCAAGTTGAAGGCTGCAATATTGATCTCTCATCAGCGAAAGATTACCATCGCAAACATAGGATTTGTGCAAATCATTCCAAATCACCAAAGGTCGTTGTTAATGGTGTGGAACGTCGGTTTTGCCAGCAATGTAGCAG GTTCCATGGCCTTTCTGAATTTGATGAAAAGAAGAGAAGCTGTCGCAGGCGTCTTTCAGATCACAACGCAAGGCGTCGCAAACCACTGCCAGGAGCACTGCAAGATCGAGCGAGGCTGTCCTCATCACTGTACAGTACAG ATGGGAGGCAAGACATGAGCCTTGTTTTGGAccaagccccatgtgtctactCGAGGAATGCTACAAATTTATCATGGGATGGTGCATGTAGCTTCAGGTTGACACCAACAAAAGATTATTTTCCAAATCCTGCAAAAGGAGGAGGCACTTCCAGACAGctaaatttggctgaaaatcGAACTTCAAGTTCCTTAACAATGCTTTATCAAGATTCTAGTAGGTTGCCACCATCTAAGGGCACAGCATCACAAGTTCTAAATCGAG GTGCCGAAGAATCTATGATCTCTTTCAACCTGGATGCACCGCAGAATCTTAAtcgtgctctctctcttctgtcaACCAGTTCGTGGGCTTCATGCGAGGCAAAACCTGTTTCACTTGATAATACCAATCACAGTTATCATACCAAAATGCCCCGGCCTGTGATGCAGGCAATGAACCAAGGCTTGCCATTGTCGTCAGAATACTGGCAAAATGAACAGCCATCCCTCAACACCACCCAAGTGAATGTCTCGCATTCACAGAGTAATGGCAGCAACCAATATCAGGATCTTCATTTGTTCAAGGGGCCCTATGAGTTCGGCTATAACACCAACCATTTCAATTAA
- the LOC112198367 gene encoding probable methyltransferase At1g27930, whose product MIEMKNRSNLKGLLAAILVFFLGAALFISSLTGTGTPFLCSLPKFVDDYTPTAVQLQAVLHYATSHTTPQQSRGEIGVSFDVLKSRAPCNFLVFGLGHDSLMWASFNPRGTTLFLEEDPKWVQTILKDAPELRAETVNYRTQLKQADELLSSYKSEPACAQSGAVLRGNERCKLALSNLPGEVYDKEWDLIMIDAPRGYFPEAPGRMAAIFSAAVMARRRRGSGATHVFLHDVDRKVEKAFAEEFLCRKYLVKAVGRLWHFEIPSAANATDTAGVRFC is encoded by the coding sequence ATGATCGAGATGAAGAACCGGAGCAATCTGAAGGGATTGTTGGCTGCCATTTTGGTCTTCTTCCTCGGCGCCGCGCTTTTTATCTCCAGCCTTACCGGAACCGGAACCCCCTTCCTCTGCTCTCTGCCTAAATTTGTTGACGATTATACCCCCACAGCGGTTCAGCTCCAGGCGGTGCTCCACTACGCCACGTCCCATACGACCCCGCAGCAATCGAGAGGCGAGATCGGCGTCTCCTTCGACGTCCTCAAATCGCGGGCGCCGTGCAACTTCCTCGTATTCGGTCTCGGCCACGACTCGCTCATGTGGGCCTCGTTTAACCCACGTGGCACGACGCTGTTCCTTGAGGAGGACCCCAAGTGGGTCCAGACCATCCTGAAGGACGCGCCGGAGTTGCGGGCGGAGACCGTGAACTACCGCACGCAGCTGAAGCAGGCGGACGAGCTGCTCTCCTCGTACAAATCCGAACCGGCGTGCGCGCAGTCCGGGGCGGTCCTACGTGGCAACGAGCGGTGCAAGCTGGCGCTGAGCAACCTGCCGGGCGAGGTGTACGACAAGGAGTGGGACCTGATCATGATCGACGCGCCGCGGGGTTATTTTCCCGAGGCGCCTGGTCGGATGGCGGCTATATTCTCGGCGGCTGTCATGGCCAGGAGGAGGCGGGGATCAGGTGCCACGCACGTGTTCTTGCACGACGTGGACCGGAAGGTGGAGAAGGCTTTTGCCGAGGAGTTTCTTTGCCGGAAGTACCTTGTTAAGGCCGTCGGGAGGCTCTGGCATTTTGAGATTCCTTCAGCCGCTAACGCCACCGACACCGCTGGCGTGCGTTTTTGCTAA
- the LOC112199863 gene encoding uncharacterized protein LOC112199863 isoform X1, whose amino-acid sequence MAKGLISVSNQYSISNLHLITRHEVIELPRRETKLELSVDDDLLHFKRIKIGYLHLRILDLYNKWIASFFYSRVRRIERFRVEEIERNRRQVLTSSSEIGGLGSFWKRCVPRL is encoded by the exons ATGGCAAAGGGATTGATTTCCGTCTCAAATCAATATTCCATCTCTAACCTGCATTTGATCACTCGGCACGAGGTTATTGAGCTTCCTCGAAGAGAGACAAAGCTCGAGCTTTCTGTAGATGACGATCTTCTTCATTTTAAGAG AATTAAGATTGGGTATCTGCACCTGAGGATTCTAGATTTGTATAATAAGTGGATTGCTTCTTTTTTCTACAGTCGTGTAAGGAGGATTGAGAGGTTTAGGGtcgaagagatagagagaaatcGGAGGCAAGTTCTCACCTCATCATCTGAGATCGGAG GCTTGGGTTCGTTTTGGAAGAGATGTGTGCCAAGATTGTGA
- the LOC112196759 gene encoding ranBP2-type zinc finger protein At1g67325, translating to MSQVDNRNSSAAKRARTDGSRREDDWTCPACGNVNFSFRTTCNMRNCTQPRPADHNSKSAAKPFQAPQPYSSAPPYVGSAAPSSMYLSVPPYGSSLFNGSSIPPYDVPFSGGSAYHYNYGNRLSTGSPYRPLHLPAPTPYSSGSLIGNGGLYGIPPMMDRYGLGLPLGPGPMGPRPGFYPDDKSQKKSADATRDNDWTCPKCGNINFSFRTVCNMRKCNTPKPGSQAAKNDKSAKQKMPEGSWKCEKCNNINYPFRTKCNRQNCGEDKPTESKKSSSPAPDENDQ from the exons ATGTCTCAG GTTGACAACAGAAATTCATCAGCAGCCAAGCGAGCTAGAACCgacg GGAGTAGAAGGGAGGATGATTGGACCTGCCCTGCGTGTGGGAATGTGAATTTCTCGTTTAGAACAACTTGCAATATGCGTAATTGCACTCAGCCGAGGCCGGCTGATCATAACTCT aaATCGGCTGCTAAGCCTTTCCAAGCCCCACAACCTTACTCTTCTGCTCCTCCTTATGTGGGTTCTGCTGCACCCTCCTCAATGTATCTTAGTGTGCCTCCATATGGTTCTTCTCTGTTCAATGGATCATCCATTCCTCCCTATGATGTTCCGTTTTCTGGGGGATCAGCATATCATTACAACTACGGCAATCGCCTGTCTACAGGCAGCCCCTACAGACCTCTGCATTTGCCTGCACCTACGCCTTATTCTAGTGGATCCCTGATAGGAAATG GTGGATTATACGGTATTCCTCCTATGATGGATCGGTATGGCCTTGGACTTCCCCTGGGCCCTGGTCCTATG GGGCCAAGGCCAGGATTCTATCCCGACGATAAATCTCAAAAGAAGAGTGCAG ATGCCACACGCGATAATGACTGGACGTGCCCAAAATGTGGAAATATCAACTTTTCATTTAGAACTGTTTGTAACATGAGGAAGTGCAATACGCCAAAACCTGGatctcag GCTGCAAAGAATGACAAAAGTGCAA AGCAAAAGATGCCGGAAGGTAGCTGGAAGTGTGAGAAATGTAATAACATAAACTATCCGTTCCGAACCAAGTGTAACAGACAGAATTGTGGAGAGGACAAACCAACCGAGTCAAAGAAGTCCTCTTCACCTGCTCCAGATGAAAATGATCAG TGA
- the LOC112199863 gene encoding uncharacterized protein LOC112199863 isoform X2, with translation MAKGLISVSNQYSISNLHLITRHEVIELPRRETKLELSVDDDLLHFKSRVRRIERFRVEEIERNRRQVLTSSSEIGGLGSFWKRCVPRL, from the exons ATGGCAAAGGGATTGATTTCCGTCTCAAATCAATATTCCATCTCTAACCTGCATTTGATCACTCGGCACGAGGTTATTGAGCTTCCTCGAAGAGAGACAAAGCTCGAGCTTTCTGTAGATGACGATCTTCTTCATTTTAAGAG TCGTGTAAGGAGGATTGAGAGGTTTAGGGtcgaagagatagagagaaatcGGAGGCAAGTTCTCACCTCATCATCTGAGATCGGAG GCTTGGGTTCGTTTTGGAAGAGATGTGTGCCAAGATTGTGA
- the LOC112200851 gene encoding non-specific lipid transfer protein GPI-anchored 1: protein MEKMLMGMAVLAMLVCGSAGAAETVADKCNDKFQKVAVCLTYATGKAATPTKECCESVKGIKESEPECLCYVIEQANSGSEEIKKMGIQVAKLLELPSACNLKNASASNCPSLLGLAPNSPEAAIFTNATTSTTTTPAAATSGQSAPETASASGGVTKLGPGYAGLVVAVSIVFLAFWPGAGSVRL, encoded by the exons ATGGAGAAAATGTTGATGGGTATGGCCGTGTTGGCGATGTTAGTGTGCGGTTCGGCCGGTGCGGCGGAGACTGTGGCGGACAAGTGCAACGACAAGTTCCAGAAGGTGGCGGTGTGTCTGACCTACGCGACGGGGAAAGCGGCGACGCCGACCAAGGAGTGCTGTGAGTCGGTGAAGGGGATCAAGGAGAGCGAGCCGGAGTGCTTGTGCTATGTGATTGAACAAGCCAATAGTGGGAGCGAGGAGATCAAGAAGATGGGGATTCAGGTGGCTAAGTTGCTTGAGCTCCCTTCTGCATGCAACTTGAAGAACGCCAGCGCCAGCAACTGTCCCT CGTTACTAGGGCTGGCTCCCAACTCACCAGAAGCTGCCATCTTCACAAATGCTACCACATCGACAACAACAACTCCTGCAGCTGCAACTTCCGGACAATCTGCGCCTGAAACGGCCTCTGCATCCGGTGGAGTGACTAAGCTCGGACCTGGTTATGCCGGTCTGGTGGTGGCCGTGTCCATCGTCTTCCTTGCATTCTGGCCGGGTGCTGGATCTGTGCGCCTCTGA